GATACCGCGCCGGCGGGACCTCGTGTTCCGACCGGCGCTGTCCGACACCCCGTCCGATCAGCCGGCGAAGAGCTCGCTTCCGGGCTGCGCCGAGTGGGTCAGCAGCCCCATGACGTAGGCCGCGACCGACCGGAAGGCGACCAGCGTATAGCCACCCTCTTCCGCCCAGAAGGCCCCGGCGACCTGCGCCACCCTCGTCCGGCGAAGCTCGCCCGGCTCAAGCGTCGCGAAATCCACCGGGCAGAGCTTCATCAGCACCTGCGCCGCCTTCTCGCCCTCGATCCGGAACAGGCAGCGCGCATCCGACACGTCCACCACCATGACATGCGCCCCGGTCAGGGCGTTGGTCAGCGCCGTCACCGTGGCCGCCACCTCGCCATAAGGCAGCAGGATCAGCAACTCGTCCGGCGACATCCAGCCCACGCGGGTTTCGCCAACGGACAGGATCTGCCGGCGCTCGGGCAGGCCGAGGCCCAGCACGGCCTTCAGCGCGGCGGGCAGCCCCGGCAGGTCATGCTTCGCCCTGAGCGTGATCATGCCCATCGGCCCGATCTCGCGGATGGTGGCGAAGCCCTCGAAGCTGGCATTCCCCAGCGCGCTCACCGGCTCAGACATCCTGCTTCTCTCCCGCCTTGTCGTAGAACACCGGATCGACGATCCGCGCCTTCACCACGCCGCCCCACATCTTCGGGAACTCCAGCACCTCGCCCATCCGCTGCGGACCGCGGTGGACGAGGCCCATGGCGATGCCCTTCTTCAGCGTCGGCGAGTAGTAGGTCGAGGTGACGCGCCCCTGCGTGTTGCGCTGGCCGTTGGCATTGCTGCCCGCGGCCGGGGCAATAGCCCCATCCGGCAGCACCGAGCCGTCCAGCGTCTCGAGACCCACCAGCTTCCAGCGCTCGGGGTTGGCGAGGAACGTCCGCTCCTGCCCGCGCTTGCCGATGAAGTCGGCCTTCTTCTTCGAGATCGCCCAGTCGAGGTTCAGGTCCTGCGGGATCACCGTGCCGTCGGTCTCGTCGCCGATCATGATGAAGCCCTTCTCGGCCCGCATGACGTGCAGCGCCTCGGTGCCATAGGGCATCAGGCCGAACTCGCGTCCCGCCGCCACGCAGGCTTCCCAGAAGGCTAGGCCGTGGCTCGCCGGGATCGCGATCTCGTAGGACAGCTCGCCCGAGAAGCTGATCCGGTAGGCGCGGGCCGGGATGCCGGCGATCGTGCCCTCCTTCCAGTGCATGAAGGGCAGCGCCTCCTTCGAGACGTCCATCCCGCCCAGCTTCTCCAGCAGCTTCCGCGCCGAGGGGCCGACCACCGCGACCTGCGCATATTGCTCGGTGAGGTTGGCGGTAAAGACCTGCCAGTCCCACCACTCGCACTGGAGCCAGTCCTCCATATGCGCATGGATCCGGTCCGCCCCGCCCGAGGTGGTGTGGCAGAGCCAGGTGTCCTCGGAAATGCGCGCGACGACACCGTCATCGGAGAGGAAGCCGTTCTCGTTGCACATCAGGCCATAGCGGCAGCGGCCGACCCCGAGGTTCGACATGACATTGGTATACATCATGTCGAGGAAGCGCCCGGCATCCGGCCCCTTCACGAGGATCTTGCCAAGCGTCGAGGCGTCGAGCAGGCCCACGTGGTTGCGGGTGTTCGTCACCTCGCGCTTGACCGCATCGGCGTGAGATTCGCCCGCCTTCGGATAGCAATAGGGACGCCGCCAGTAGCCCACCGGCTCCCAATAGGCGCCGTGCGCCTCGTGCCAGCCGTGCATCGGCGTGCGGCGCAGCGGCTGGAAGATGTCGCCCCGCGCCTCGCCGGCCAGCGCGCCGATGGTGACGGGCGTGTAGGGCGGGCGGAAGGTGGTGGTGCCCACCGCCGGGATGGGCGCGTTGAGCGATCCGGCCAGCACCGCCAGACCGTTGATGTTGCTCAACTTGCCCTGATCGGTCGCCATCCCGAGCGTGGTGTAGCGCTTGGTGTGCTCGACCGATTCATAGCCCTCGCGGGCGGCAAGCTGCACGTCGGACACCTTCACGTCGTTCTGGTAGTCGAGCCACATCTTCGCGCGCAGCGCGGGCTTGGCGCCCTGCGGCATCATCCAGACCGGCTCCATCGGCGCTTCGGCCGCGGCATGGACCGGCAGTGCCGCCCCTCCGCCGCCCGCCGCCCGGATGGCATCGGCCAGCACGGCCGAGGCATGCAACTCGCCATTGGCCGATCCGGCGGCGACGACCATGGCCGAGCCATCGTGGCTGATCGGCGGCCGCTTCGGGTCGGGGCGGAACGCGGCCTGCGCCTCGTCCCAGATCAGCTTGCCGCCGCAATGGCTCCAGAGGTGGACGACCGGCGACCAGCCGCCCGACATGGCGACCGCATCGCAGGCGATCTGGTTGAGCACCGCGCCTTCGCCGGCCTGCGCGCAGATCGCGACTCCGGTGACGCGCTTGCCGCCCTTCACCTTCGAGATGCCGCGATTGACCAGCACCGGGATGCCCAGCGAGCGGGCCTCGTTCGGCAGGTCCCCGTCGGCCTGCATCCGCGCGTCGAGGATCGCCGGCACCGTGAGACCCGCGCGGTGGACGGCGATGGCGGTCCGATAGGCGTCGTCGTTGTTCGTCGCGATCACCACGCGGTCGCCGGGCGAGACGGCCCAGTTCACGATGTAGTCGCGCACCGCCGAGGCGAGCATCACGCCGGGGATGTCGTTGCCCGCGAACGGCAGCGGCCGCTCGATCGCGCCGGTGGCGGCGATGATCCGGCCGGCGCGGATCCGCCAGAGCCGCTTCTTCGGCCGCCCGTCGCCGGGCGTGTGGTCGGCCACGCGCTCCTCGGCCAGGACATAGCCGTGGTCATAGACCCCGGCCGCCATGCAGCGGGTGCGCAGCGTGACGTTCGGCATCGCGTCCAGCGCGCGGACCGTGGCCTTCACCCAGTCCTCGGCCGGTTTGCCGCCGATCAGCACGTCATCGACCGGGGCGCGCCCGCCCCAATGCGCAGTCTGCTCCAGCACCAGCACGCGCGCGCCGGTGGCCGCGGCGGCCAACGCCGCCTGAAGGCCCGCGATCCCGCCGCCCGCGACGAGTACGTCGCAATGGGCATAGGCCTGTTCGTAACGGTCCGGGTCGGGCTTCTCGGGCGCTTTGCCGAGACCGGCCGAGCGGCGGATCACCGGCTCGAACAGATGCTTCCACGCGGCGCGCGGCTGCAGGAAGGTCTTGTAGTAGAAGCCCGCCGGCAGGAAGCGCGCCACGGCGTTGTTCACCACGCCCACGTCGAACTCGAGGCTCGGCCAGTGGTTCTGGCTGGCCGCCGCGAGGCTCGCGAACAACTCGGTCGTCGTGGTGCGCTGGTTCGGCTCCAGCCGGTCGTCCTGGCCAAGGTTCACGAGCGCGTTGGGCTCTTCCGCGCCCGAGGCCACGATGCCGCGCGGGCGGTGGTACTTGAAGCTGCGGCCGACCAGCATCTGGTCGTTGGCCAGCAGCGCCGAAGCGAGCGTGTCGCCGGCAAGGCCGCGCATCCGCTTGCCGTTGAAGGTGAAGTCGAGGGCGGTCGCGCGGTCGATCAGCCGCCCGCCCCGTGCCAGACGCGTGCTCACTTCGTGCCCTCCCATTCCGGCCGGCGGGCCTTGATCTTCGCGATGATGTCGGGCGGCGGTTCCGAAGTCTGGGCCGGATAGGTCCCGAAGACCTCAAGCGTCGCGGTGCAGCGCGCGGCAAGGAACCACTTGCCGCAGCCGTAGCTGTGGCGCCAGCGCTCGAAATGAACCCCCTTGGGGTTCTTCCGGGCGAACATGTAGGATTCGAACTCCTCGTCGGACGAGCCGGGACCGAAGCGCTTGAGATGCGCCTCGTAACCCGGACTCAGTTCGGTCTCCTCGGCCTTGACGCCGCAATAGGGACATTCGAGGATCAGCATGCGCTTGCGCTCCGGTCAGGCCGGGCGCAGGCGCCCGGTTCATTCGATGGGATAGACGACGCTGGGGCGGTTGTTCGCGTCCGAGGCTCCGCCAAAGTTGCCGGACGTGGCGAAGGCGCCAAGGACCATGACCAGCAGGGCACCCGACAGGAAGCCGCCGATCTGCACGCGGTATTTCCAGATGGTCGCGATGTCCTTGTCGCGACGGGCGGCAAGCTCCTCCTTCGAGGGCATGCGCTTCCAGATCCAGGTCGCGGGGTCGATCTTGAGCTCCTCGTCGTTGAGAAGCTCCCGGCCCTTCTGCACGATACGGGAGTTGTTCCAGTATTCGTCGTACTTGTATTTCTTGATGTCGTCCCGGACCCGAGCCTTGATCTGCTCGAGCGTCGGGATGTCGTCGATGAATGAGAACATGTCGGCTTCTCCAGAGAATTGTGCTCAGGAGATACCGCATGAAGCGTCGGCGTCAAAGCGACACGGTAACGCGGGTGCATCAGTGCGCCACCCCTGCCGCGACCGATTCGTCGATGAATCGGCCCTCACGGAACCGCTCCATGCCGAAATCTGCGGCAAGCGGCCCGGGCTCTCCCTTCGCGACGAGTTCGGCCATCGCCCAGCCAGAGCCGGGAATGGCCTTGAAACCGCCGGTGCCCCATCCGCAGTTGATGAAGCAGTTACCCAGCGGCGTCTTCGAGATGATCGGCGAGCGGTCGCCGGTCATGTCCACGATCCCGCCCCACTGCCGCAGCATCTTGAGGCGGCTGATGATGGGGAAGGTCTCGATCAGCGCGCGCAGGGTTTCCTCGATGTGGTGGAAGCTGCCGCGCTGGGTGAAGTTGTTGAAGCTGTCGGTGCCGCCGCCGATCACCAGCTCGCCCTTGTCGGACTGGCTCATGTAGCCGTGGACGGTGTTGGCCATCACGACGACGTCGATGCAGGGCTTGATCGGCTCGGACACCAGCGCCTGCAGCGCCACCGCCTCGACCGGCAGGCGGAAGCCGGCCATCTCGGCCACCTGCCCCGAATGGCCCGCGACCACGATGGCAAGCTTCTTCGTTCCGATGAACCCCTTGGTCGTCTCGACGCCGGTCACCATGCCGGCCTGCTGGCGGACGCCCGTGACCTCGCATTGCTGGATGATGTCCATCCCCATGGCCGAGCAGGCCCGCGCATAGCCCCAGGCCACCGCGTCATGCCGCGCCGTGCCGCCGCGCTTCTGCAAGAGCGCGCCCAGCACCGGATAGCGCGGTCCGTCGATGTTCATGATCGGCACCAGCCGCTTCACCTGCTCGGGCGAGATCCACTCGGTCTCGACCCCCTGCAGCAGGTTCGCATGCACGGTGCGCATGTAGCCGCGAACCTCGTGATGGGTCTGGGCCAGCATCAGAAGGCCGCGCGGGCTGAACATCACGTTGTAGTTCAGGTCCTGGCTCAGCCCCTCGTACAGGCTGCGCGCCTTTTCGTAGATCGCGGCCGAGGGGTCCTGCAGGTAGTTCGAGCGGATGATCGTGGTGTTGCGGCCGGTGTTGCCGCCGCCCAGCCAGCCCTTCTCGATCACCGCGACATTGGTGATGCCGAAGTTCTTGCCGAGGTAATAGGCCGTGGCCAGCCCGTGCCCGCCCGCGCCCACGACGATCACGTCATAGGAAGCCTTCGGCAGCGGAGAGGACCAGGCGCGCTCCCATCCGGAGTGGTTGCGCATCGCCTCGCGGGCAATGGCGAAGACCGAATACCGTTTCATGTGCCGACTCCCCGTTGCGGGCCCTGTCCCAGCCTTCTGGAACGGGGCAGAGTTATAGCCCCGCGTGCAAGCGGCACAATCCGGACAAATGCGACATCACGCAACCGGCACCGGACGGGGGCCCGCCGACAGGCGATTTGACCCTTTTGCGCATCGCGCCGACGCCTTACATGGGGGCCAGTCAGCACGGGGGCCCGCATGGAGATGACGCTGTTCTGGATCCTTGCCGGGGTGATCGCGCTCGGCGTCGGGGGGATCCTCGTGCTTGCGCTGCTGCGGGGCGGGACCGGGGCCGAGCCCGCCGCCGCCTGCGACCTGCGCGTCTACCGCGACCAGCTGCGCGAGATCGACCGCGACCAGGGCCGGGGCACCATCGGCCCGGACGAGGCCGAGCGGCTGCGCGCCGAGGTCTCGCGCCGGCTGCTCGACGCCGACCGCGCGCTGAAGGCCGAGGCGGCGGCCACTCGCGCGCCCCGCATGGCGACCCTCGCCGCGGCGGGGGCGGTGCTTCTGCTGGTGGGGGGCGCGGTGGCCGCCTATCTCGGCCTCGGCACCCCCGGGCAGCCGGACCAGCCGATGGCGGCTCGGCTGGCCCAGGCCGAGGACGCCTATCGCAACCGCCCCTCGCAGGCCGAGGCCGAGGCCGCGATGGCGGGCGTGCCGCGCTCCGGGCTGCCGCAGCCCGACCAGCAGTTCCTGGACCTGATGGAGAAGCTGCGCACCGCCGTCGCCCGCAACCCCGACGACATCCGCGGACAGGAGCTTCTGGTCCGCAACGAGGCCGCGCTCGGCAATTATGCCGCCGCCGCGAAGGCGCAGGAGAAGGTGATCGCGCTTCTTCAGCCGAAGGCCGGCGCCGAGGATCACGCGGGGCTCGCCGAGCTGATGATCATGGCCGCCGGCGGCATCGTCTCGCCCGAGGCCGAGGCCCGGCTGACCGAGGCGCTGCGCCTTGACCCGCAGAACGGCACCGCGCGCTACTACTCCGGCCTGCTGCTCGCGCAGACCGGCCGGCCCGACATGGCCTTCCGGCTGTGGCGCGCGCTGCTCGAGGGCTCGGCGCCGGATGCGCCCTGGGTGCCGCCGCTGCGCGCCCAGATCGGGCAGCTGGCCTGGCTCGCGGGCGTGGAATACGAGGTGCCGCCCGCGCCCGACGCCGCACCTGCCCCGGGTCCGACGCAGGGCGACATGGAGGCCGCGCAGGAGATGAGCCCGGAGGATCGGCAGGCGATGATCCGCTCGATGGTCGAGGGTCTGAACCAGCGCCTCGCGACCGAGGGAGGCAGCGCCGACGAATGGGCGCGGCTGATCGGGGCTCTGGCCGTGCTGGGCGAGGCGGATCGCGCCCGCGCGATCTATGACGAGGCCCTCGGGCGCTTTGCCGGCCGCGATGCCGATC
This portion of the Rhodobacter sp. CZR27 genome encodes:
- a CDS encoding MFS transporter — its product is MFSFIDDIPTLEQIKARVRDDIKKYKYDEYWNNSRIVQKGRELLNDEELKIDPATWIWKRMPSKEELAARRDKDIATIWKYRVQIGGFLSGALLVMVLGAFATSGNFGGASDANNRPSVVYPIE
- a CDS encoding sarcosine oxidase subunit beta family protein — translated: MKRYSVFAIAREAMRNHSGWERAWSSPLPKASYDVIVVGAGGHGLATAYYLGKNFGITNVAVIEKGWLGGGNTGRNTTIIRSNYLQDPSAAIYEKARSLYEGLSQDLNYNVMFSPRGLLMLAQTHHEVRGYMRTVHANLLQGVETEWISPEQVKRLVPIMNIDGPRYPVLGALLQKRGGTARHDAVAWGYARACSAMGMDIIQQCEVTGVRQQAGMVTGVETTKGFIGTKKLAIVVAGHSGQVAEMAGFRLPVEAVALQALVSEPIKPCIDVVVMANTVHGYMSQSDKGELVIGGGTDSFNNFTQRGSFHHIEETLRALIETFPIISRLKMLRQWGGIVDMTGDRSPIISKTPLGNCFINCGWGTGGFKAIPGSGWAMAELVAKGEPGPLAADFGMERFREGRFIDESVAAGVAH
- a CDS encoding sarcosine oxidase subunit alpha family protein, which gives rise to MSTRLARGGRLIDRATALDFTFNGKRMRGLAGDTLASALLANDQMLVGRSFKYHRPRGIVASGAEEPNALVNLGQDDRLEPNQRTTTTELFASLAAASQNHWPSLEFDVGVVNNAVARFLPAGFYYKTFLQPRAAWKHLFEPVIRRSAGLGKAPEKPDPDRYEQAYAHCDVLVAGGGIAGLQAALAAAATGARVLVLEQTAHWGGRAPVDDVLIGGKPAEDWVKATVRALDAMPNVTLRTRCMAAGVYDHGYVLAEERVADHTPGDGRPKKRLWRIRAGRIIAATGAIERPLPFAGNDIPGVMLASAVRDYIVNWAVSPGDRVVIATNNDDAYRTAIAVHRAGLTVPAILDARMQADGDLPNEARSLGIPVLVNRGISKVKGGKRVTGVAICAQAGEGAVLNQIACDAVAMSGGWSPVVHLWSHCGGKLIWDEAQAAFRPDPKRPPISHDGSAMVVAAGSANGELHASAVLADAIRAAGGGGAALPVHAAAEAPMEPVWMMPQGAKPALRAKMWLDYQNDVKVSDVQLAAREGYESVEHTKRYTTLGMATDQGKLSNINGLAVLAGSLNAPIPAVGTTTFRPPYTPVTIGALAGEARGDIFQPLRRTPMHGWHEAHGAYWEPVGYWRRPYCYPKAGESHADAVKREVTNTRNHVGLLDASTLGKILVKGPDAGRFLDMMYTNVMSNLGVGRCRYGLMCNENGFLSDDGVVARISEDTWLCHTTSGGADRIHAHMEDWLQCEWWDWQVFTANLTEQYAQVAVVGPSARKLLEKLGGMDVSKEALPFMHWKEGTIAGIPARAYRISFSGELSYEIAIPASHGLAFWEACVAAGREFGLMPYGTEALHVMRAEKGFIMIGDETDGTVIPQDLNLDWAISKKKADFIGKRGQERTFLANPERWKLVGLETLDGSVLPDGAIAPAAGSNANGQRNTQGRVTSTYYSPTLKKGIAMGLVHRGPQRMGEVLEFPKMWGGVVKARIVDPVFYDKAGEKQDV
- a CDS encoding sarcosine oxidase subunit gamma — protein: MSEPVSALGNASFEGFATIREIGPMGMITLRAKHDLPGLPAALKAVLGLGLPERRQILSVGETRVGWMSPDELLILLPYGEVAATVTALTNALTGAHVMVVDVSDARCLFRIEGEKAAQVLMKLCPVDFATLEPGELRRTRVAQVAGAFWAEEGGYTLVAFRSVAAYVMGLLTHSAQPGSELFAG
- the ccmI gene encoding c-type cytochrome biogenesis protein CcmI gives rise to the protein MEMTLFWILAGVIALGVGGILVLALLRGGTGAEPAAACDLRVYRDQLREIDRDQGRGTIGPDEAERLRAEVSRRLLDADRALKAEAAATRAPRMATLAAAGAVLLLVGGAVAAYLGLGTPGQPDQPMAARLAQAEDAYRNRPSQAEAEAAMAGVPRSGLPQPDQQFLDLMEKLRTAVARNPDDIRGQELLVRNEAALGNYAAAAKAQEKVIALLQPKAGAEDHAGLAELMIMAAGGIVSPEAEARLTEALRLDPQNGTARYYSGLLLAQTGRPDMAFRLWRALLEGSAPDAPWVPPLRAQIGQLAWLAGVEYEVPPAPDAAPAPGPTQGDMEAAQEMSPEDRQAMIRSMVEGLNQRLATEGGSADEWARLIGALAVLGEADRARAIYDEALGRFAGRDADLAAIRAAGEKAGVAP
- a CDS encoding sarcosine oxidase subunit delta, yielding MLILECPYCGVKAEETELSPGYEAHLKRFGPGSSDEEFESYMFARKNPKGVHFERWRHSYGCGKWFLAARCTATLEVFGTYPAQTSEPPPDIIAKIKARRPEWEGTK